A single region of the Geitlerinema sp. PCC 9228 genome encodes:
- a CDS encoding PAS domain-containing protein, producing MSSEYMNPKTNNVNGSSIEETRQLRRRISQLESEVAKYQEKEKRLLAANQRLQACLQEKQGVKSKQDEFWNLLRKEKISAIAADTVSMFFFATDSHGCLTLLEGKGLLFLPSLPADPSQLLGQRADWLFGYIDNFLAAAKQKTERPHTNTILIDNILWEICYEPKYNYRGELEEIVGVAVDTRDRQRANRLSLIVEQNPIGIIELDANWCVESWNPAAEKIFGYSASEILGQPVFDYLVPEGSIQQVSQSIDHLVQQQGSHSSINQNITKDGSIIICDWHNTPLVDENGDLVGVLCMVSDISDRYHAEAKLRESEKKFSSLFQFSNDGIFLINETGKIVDINQRGLEQFGYSYEEILQKSIQYLHPPSSIPTSNWAFQELLEKGVVRFETECQRRDGSIFPVDISARKIDLDGEMLIQGNIRDISDRLEAEKALRESEQRLRDVSEAAGEYLWEVDANAVYTFVTERQQT from the coding sequence ATGTCTAGCGAATATATGAACCCCAAGACGAACAATGTCAATGGTTCTTCTATCGAGGAAACCAGACAACTACGCCGACGCATTTCTCAGTTGGAGTCAGAAGTAGCCAAATACCAAGAAAAGGAAAAGCGCCTTCTAGCTGCCAACCAGCGCCTGCAAGCTTGCTTGCAAGAAAAACAAGGTGTAAAATCCAAGCAAGATGAATTTTGGAATTTGCTTAGAAAAGAGAAAATAAGTGCAATCGCGGCGGATACGGTCTCTATGTTTTTCTTTGCCACAGACAGCCACGGCTGCTTGACCCTGCTAGAAGGCAAAGGATTGTTATTTTTACCGAGTTTGCCGGCAGACCCCAGCCAACTTCTCGGTCAGCGCGCCGATTGGCTTTTTGGTTATATAGATAATTTTTTAGCTGCGGCGAAACAAAAAACAGAAAGACCGCATACAAATACAATTCTCATAGACAATATTCTTTGGGAAATTTGCTACGAACCCAAATACAATTATCGAGGAGAGTTAGAGGAAATTGTGGGTGTGGCTGTGGATACCCGCGATCGCCAGCGCGCCAATCGGTTATCTTTAATCGTAGAGCAAAATCCCATTGGAATTATCGAGTTGGATGCCAATTGGTGTGTAGAAAGTTGGAATCCAGCAGCAGAAAAGATTTTTGGCTACAGTGCCAGCGAAATCCTTGGTCAACCAGTTTTTGATTATCTGGTTCCTGAAGGTAGCATCCAGCAGGTGTCCCAAAGTATAGACCATCTCGTACAACAACAAGGCAGTCACTCCAGCATCAACCAAAATATTACCAAAGATGGCAGCATCATTATTTGCGATTGGCACAATACGCCACTGGTGGACGAAAATGGAGATTTGGTGGGTGTCCTTTGTATGGTAAGCGATATTAGCGATCGCTACCATGCAGAGGCAAAACTGCGGGAAAGCGAGAAAAAATTTAGTTCTCTGTTCCAATTTAGCAATGATGGCATTTTTCTCATTAACGAAACTGGCAAGATTGTGGATATCAATCAAAGAGGGTTAGAACAGTTTGGCTACAGTTACGAAGAAATCCTGCAGAAAAGCATCCAGTATTTGCATCCGCCATCGTCAATTCCCACCAGCAATTGGGCTTTTCAAGAGTTGTTAGAAAAAGGCGTTGTTCGCTTTGAAACCGAGTGCCAACGCCGCGATGGCAGTATTTTTCCGGTGGATATATCCGCTAGAAAAATCGATTTGGACGGAGAAATGCTGATTCAAGGAAATATACGCGATATTAGCGATCGCTTGGAAGCCGAAAAAGCTTTGCGAGAAAGCGAACAGAGGTTGCGTGATGTTAGCGAAGCCGCTGGCGAATATTTATGGGAAGTAGATGCCAACGCTGTTTATACTTTTGTCACCGAACGTCAGCAGACGTAA
- a CDS encoding ATP-binding protein has translation MGSRCQRCLYFCHRTSADVKGYSPDELLGHTPFEFMLEEDIPQVTAILEDAIAHGRNFTLEHRDITPSGEIVWEQVNGVLLFNERGEHIGFRGAGMSITERKQAELQLRQQAQDLENTLQRLQQTQTQLVQNEKMSSLGQLVAGIAHEINNPANFVYGNLIHAQGYIKDLLEAIYAYQEHYPEPTSEIQDLLEDIDLEYLQNDLPQLLNSMQNGAKRIQNIVLALRNFSRLDESEYKSVNIHEGIESTLMVLQNRLKANTYRPAIQAIAEYGDLPLVECYPGDLNQVFMNVIGNAIDALDEKAASRSYQENTHDPCQIKITTTQIDGEWVRVCIDDNGIGMSKEIQQKAFDPFFTTKSVGKGTGLGMSISYQIITQQHQGYLQFSSTPGEGTQVTIEIPQKLEYFPWQAANS, from the coding sequence ATGGGAAGTAGATGCCAACGCTGTTTATACTTTTGTCACCGAACGTCAGCAGACGTAAAAGGATATTCTCCTGACGAACTTTTAGGACATACGCCGTTTGAGTTTATGCTAGAGGAGGATATTCCCCAGGTCACAGCTATTCTGGAAGATGCGATCGCGCATGGTAGAAATTTTACTCTAGAACACCGAGATATTACTCCTTCGGGAGAGATTGTTTGGGAACAAGTAAATGGCGTCCTACTTTTCAACGAACGCGGCGAACATATCGGCTTTCGCGGTGCTGGCATGAGTATCACCGAACGCAAGCAAGCCGAACTGCAACTTCGCCAGCAAGCCCAAGATTTGGAAAATACCTTACAAAGATTGCAACAAACCCAAACACAGCTGGTACAAAACGAAAAAATGTCCAGTTTGGGACAGTTGGTTGCTGGCATAGCTCATGAAATCAACAATCCTGCTAATTTTGTTTACGGAAATCTGATTCACGCACAGGGGTATATAAAAGACTTGCTAGAAGCAATTTATGCATACCAAGAACACTATCCCGAACCCACCTCAGAAATCCAAGACCTTTTAGAGGATATCGACCTGGAATACTTACAAAACGACCTTCCCCAACTACTGAATTCCATGCAAAACGGTGCCAAACGCATCCAGAATATTGTTCTTGCCTTGCGCAACTTTTCTCGCCTCGACGAATCCGAGTACAAAAGTGTCAATATTCATGAGGGAATTGAGAGTACGCTCATGGTTTTACAAAACCGTCTGAAAGCGAATACCTATCGACCTGCCATTCAAGCGATCGCTGAATACGGCGATTTACCGCTGGTAGAATGCTATCCCGGAGATTTGAATCAAGTTTTTATGAATGTTATTGGCAACGCGATTGATGCGTTGGATGAAAAGGCAGCTTCCCGTAGCTATCAAGAAAATACCCACGATCCCTGTCAGATTAAGATTACCACAACCCAGATAGATGGGGAATGGGTGCGAGTGTGTATCGATGACAATGGCATTGGGATGTCAAAGGAAATACAGCAGAAAGCATTTGACCCGTTCTTTACGACCAAATCTGTAGGAAAAGGTACAGGATTGGGAATGTCTATTAGCTATCAAATTATCACCCAGCAGCATCAAGGATATTTGCAGTTTTCCTCAACGCCAGGGGAAGGAACGCAGGTTACCATTGAAATTCCTCAGAAGCTAGAGTATTTTCCTTGGCAAGCTGCCAACTCGTAA
- a CDS encoding DNA methyltransferase gives MLKIPNNYTFFKNGEATGIHADCLEFLGQLSENSIHAIVTDPPYGVKEYDFDQLKKLSKGNGGVWRIPPSFDGNIRSPLPRFTALNEQERCQIRRFFIEWTKTIMKPLVPGGHVFIATNSFLSPLVFEALSSGGLEYRSTLIRLVRTMRGGDKPKNAESEFPDVCSLPRGCYEPWGIFRKPLPAKMTLAECLKEYKTGGLRRISSSIPFEDVIPSERTPKFERKIANHPSLKPQSFMRKIVYAALPLGEGIVMDPFMGSGSTLAAAEAVGYSSVGTERFESYYQMAEQAVPKLKSIHANDLEGQLSLSL, from the coding sequence ATGCTGAAAATTCCTAATAACTATACTTTCTTCAAAAACGGCGAAGCTACAGGAATTCATGCTGATTGCCTTGAGTTTTTGGGGCAGCTCAGCGAAAATTCAATTCATGCTATTGTAACCGATCCTCCCTATGGTGTGAAAGAATATGACTTTGACCAACTGAAAAAGCTAAGTAAGGGCAACGGTGGCGTTTGGAGAATTCCACCTTCCTTTGACGGAAATATTCGCTCTCCATTGCCTCGATTTACGGCGCTAAACGAGCAAGAGAGATGTCAGATACGCCGTTTTTTTATTGAGTGGACTAAGACAATAATGAAACCTCTGGTTCCTGGGGGACATGTTTTTATTGCAACGAATAGCTTTCTATCCCCCCTAGTATTTGAAGCGTTATCAAGCGGAGGTTTAGAATACCGGAGTACTCTCATACGACTTGTTCGGACTATGAGAGGTGGCGATAAACCTAAAAATGCAGAATCGGAGTTCCCAGACGTTTGCTCTCTTCCAAGAGGCTGTTACGAACCGTGGGGAATTTTTCGTAAGCCGCTACCAGCTAAAATGACGTTAGCAGAGTGTTTAAAAGAATACAAAACAGGTGGGTTAAGAAGAATATCCAGTTCCATACCATTTGAAGATGTTATACCAAGCGAGCGAACACCTAAGTTTGAAAGAAAGATTGCCAACCATCCAAGTCTAAAACCTCAGTCTTTTATGAGAAAAATTGTCTATGCAGCACTTCCTTTGGGGGAAGGTATTGTTATGGATCCTTTTATGGGATCGGGTTCAACGCTTGCAGCTGCCGAAGCAGTTGGCTACTCCAGTGTTGGTACGGAACGTTTTGAAAGTTACTACCAAATGGCCGAACAAGCAGTTCCTAAATTAAAATCAATACACGCTAACGATCTAGAGGGTCAACTATCACTATCACTTTGA
- the tsaB gene encoding tRNA (adenosine(37)-N6)-threonylcarbamoyltransferase complex dimerization subunit type 1 TsaB, with protein MYGLAIHTTTPDLGIAIANFADDNRWQTWHVGRDLFSQMHSRLAEFIQPQTWQDIGFLAVAKGPGSFTGTRIGVVTARVLAQQLDIPIFAISTLAGLAKAYWQQQPSLSPETDIAVQMPARGDRLFTAIYKQSPQTGTLTTLLADRVVTWETWQKTLSTWSSHYHLVRGENEENIAKSVEALLALAYCQWQQGEKPTWEQAIPFYGYKPY; from the coding sequence ATGTACGGTTTGGCTATTCATACCACCACCCCCGATTTGGGAATCGCGATCGCGAATTTTGCCGACGACAACCGCTGGCAAACCTGGCATGTCGGCAGAGATTTGTTTAGCCAGATGCATTCGCGTTTGGCAGAATTCATTCAACCGCAAACCTGGCAAGATATTGGCTTTCTCGCCGTTGCCAAAGGTCCTGGTAGCTTTACAGGAACCCGCATTGGCGTCGTGACGGCGCGGGTTTTGGCACAGCAGTTGGATATTCCCATTTTTGCCATCTCTACCCTAGCGGGATTAGCCAAAGCTTACTGGCAGCAACAACCTTCCTTATCCCCAGAAACCGATATTGCCGTACAAATGCCGGCGCGTGGCGATCGCTTATTCACCGCCATTTACAAACAAAGTCCCCAAACTGGTACCCTCACAACCCTGCTAGCAGACCGCGTCGTTACTTGGGAAACTTGGCAAAAAACCCTTTCTACCTGGTCTTCTCACTACCATCTCGTTCGTGGCGAAAATGAAGAAAATATCGCCAAATCCGTAGAAGCGTTACTCGCTCTCGCGTACTGTCAGTGGCAGCAAGGGGAAAAACCCACTTGGGAGCAAGCAATACCGTTTTACGGCTACAAACCGTATTAA
- a CDS encoding 5-(carboxyamino)imidazole ribonucleotide synthase, giving the protein MSVKTVGVLGGGQLAWMMAAAAKELDISLIVQTAKENDPATSLAADVVVAGIGDVQAIAQLGKRCDMITFENEFVDLAALGKLAEQGVCFRPNLSVLAPWLDKYDQRCHLQSLGLPVPKFITLPDGKPQGEFPSPPVKALGLPVVMKARRHGYDGQGTTVIQTWQELEPTWSQWGYPAVLLEEFIPFERELAAIATRSVSGEFTLHPIVETQQENQVCRRVIAPADISSEAAAKIEAIARTLMENSQAVGTFGIEMFYTPSGEILVNEIAPRTHNSGHFSIDACTTSQFSQHLRAVCDLPLGNTQLKAPGAVMVNLLGYEHATSDYREKRQQLEQIPQANVYWYGKTQSRPGRKLGHVTVLLDETTEPARRQQALAISQKVESLWYE; this is encoded by the coding sequence ATGTCGGTAAAAACAGTTGGTGTTTTAGGTGGCGGTCAACTGGCTTGGATGATGGCTGCCGCTGCCAAAGAGTTGGATATTTCTCTAATCGTACAGACGGCGAAAGAAAATGACCCGGCGACGAGTTTGGCGGCGGATGTGGTTGTGGCGGGAATTGGCGACGTACAAGCGATCGCGCAGTTGGGCAAACGCTGCGATATGATTACTTTTGAAAACGAATTTGTAGATTTGGCGGCTTTAGGCAAACTGGCGGAACAGGGAGTCTGTTTTCGTCCAAATTTATCGGTTTTGGCACCATGGTTGGATAAATACGACCAACGCTGCCATTTACAGTCGTTGGGATTGCCAGTACCAAAATTTATTACCCTGCCAGATGGCAAACCCCAAGGGGAATTTCCCTCGCCACCAGTGAAAGCTTTGGGATTGCCTGTGGTGATGAAGGCGCGTCGCCACGGTTACGACGGTCAGGGAACCACGGTCATTCAAACTTGGCAGGAGTTGGAACCAACTTGGTCGCAATGGGGATATCCGGCGGTACTGTTAGAGGAATTTATTCCATTTGAACGGGAATTGGCAGCGATCGCAACGCGTTCTGTATCGGGAGAATTTACCCTACATCCCATTGTAGAAACCCAACAGGAAAATCAAGTGTGCCGTCGCGTTATTGCCCCTGCCGATATTTCTTCGGAAGCTGCTGCTAAAATTGAAGCGATCGCGCGTACCCTCATGGAAAATAGCCAAGCCGTCGGTACATTCGGCATCGAAATGTTCTATACCCCCTCTGGGGAGATTTTGGTCAACGAAATTGCACCGCGCACCCACAACTCCGGTCATTTTTCCATCGACGCTTGCACCACTTCCCAATTTTCCCAACATTTGCGCGCTGTTTGCGACCTTCCCCTAGGCAATACCCAATTAAAAGCACCAGGTGCCGTCATGGTCAACCTCCTCGGTTACGAACACGCCACCAGCGACTACCGAGAGAAACGCCAGCAACTAGAACAAATTCCCCAAGCCAATGTTTATTGGTACGGCAAGACCCAATCTCGACCTGGTCGCAAACTCGGTCACGTCACGGTCTTGCTGGATGAAACCACAGAACCCGCCAGACGCCAGCAAGCTCTTGCTATTTCCCAAAAAGTAGAATCTCTGTGGTACGAATAG